The DNA region CTCAGTAAAGTTCTCTCCTTTGATCATCATTGATATTTGTGTAAAATATTTTATAGTAAGCTAAAAGGATTTCACAGAACATAGTACTCACGCCAAACTGGAGGAATATAATATATGCGGTGCTCTTTGTACTATCCCTAATTTGTCTACATGTTGTCTTTCTATATATAAATCAATTATTACTGCCACAACTAGAAGAGGAACGAACAACAAAGCAACAAGCTAAGAAGAAAGTAGCTAGAACTCAAAACTATGGTTGAAGAGAGAAGAAGTGTTCTTAGAGGGTGCATTAAAACCAGCAGAGGACCATGGTTGGTTCACAAAACCACCAAAGACGGCAACGTGGTGACAAGGTTCCGGTATCCTTCGGATAGGGAGAGGCAGAAAAACAAGCAAAGAGAACAAAAACGTCGAGCTATGACACACAAGATCTTTGCTGGACTGAGGGCTCATGGAAACTACAAACTGCCCAAGCATGCTGACACGAATGATCTTCTCATGGCTCTGTGTGACGAAGCTGGTTGGCATGTTGAAGAAGATGGCACCATTTATAGGAAGGAGAAGGTCTACACTCTTTTGAATATTTCTCTGTCTGCGCATGAATTAATGCtttccgtatgatattttaaatcttgctatctaatgTTCACATGGAACTCGGCTTCTATAAGCCAAACAAAATGAAAAACCTAGGAAAATGCATAATTTTGAGTTTGATATATTGAACTGGACTAGTATGTGTGTGCTTTAAcctttgtattttctttttccttttgttctcATACATATCTCTAAGCTTCTAATAGCATTTTAACATGCTACCATCGATCTAATATTCAAAACCTTTGCTTCGGTTTGATTTTTGAATGGTTTGAGCTTAATGAAATTCAACTACTATATGATGACTTTTGTGTTCGAATCTTGACAGAATCCGGTGAAGGACATGCCAAGATTGGTTGATGTAGATTCTGCTCAAGTCTCTATGAAAGATCCAATTAAGGATTCAGATTACtgtaagtgtgaagatcaaattAAAGATGGAGACTATTGTAAATGTGATGTTGACATGAATGTGGCGGAAACTGAGACAGCTCGTCTAGAAGGCTCACTCACCCCATCTGCTGATGCGTTTAGCGTCAATTTGAATTTATCACTATCTTCCTAACTATTTATGTTGGAGCAAAAATAGATTAATTTCAAGAtagaagaaaatataattttagtTTGAAACAATTTAGCTATTTAAAgtatataatttaaattaaatGAATGAGTAATATGTCAAAGAATATGTTAATGATCAGTATCAAGTTACTTGAAAAGAAGTCAGCCTTATGATCAATGTGGCCATCTAAGCCAACTATAGGCATCTTATTAAAATGTACAAATTACGATTTCAAATGAAGCTGCGATTATTTCAATTTAAATCTCTTACCGCTATGCTAGCTTTTATATTTCCTTAAAGATTGAACTTTTGTCCATACAAGTTTCACACTGTCATAATCGAGTTCAATCGTGACCATGTTATTTCTTGTTAAAGGTCAAGTGACAACTCAAATAGTTCGCGCCATGGCAAGTTTATGTTTGGATGTACTATACTTGTTAAAATGGTGGTGTGAGCCAACCAACAGGCCGACTTTAGAACTATACTCAACTTGCATTTTTGAGTCAGAATCCAACATAATTAGTTTTAATGATAAACAAACAGCCAGCCTTTAGAACTATACTCATTTTGTGTCATGATAGTGGCTTGAATTTGGTCTGCTTTGTTGATTTTCTCCTTTGATTTCTGGCTATTAGTTTAAACTCAGGCTTTTTAAAAATGATTCATTCAAATATGTGGGATGAGAAAATTTAAGCTTGGTAGGTTTGATTATTTGATTTCAAGCTATAATACAATTTGTATTTTAAAAGGCAAAGGGTGAACAAAACTGACTGCCCAAGTCGCATGTGTTCACTGCTATTGGTTCAAATTTTCATCACAATTACTACTTCCCCCGTTTCAAAAAGATTATCGGAGTACAAGGGTCAAAGTACTATCCGTTTGGCCatgaaaatttttatttttttttgaaatcaatgtttggccataaattttttaattttcacttgaagatgaattttgaaaaactccaaaaagctgtttttcaaaattttcactcaaatcactcacaaaaattcaaaaacaagccaaaattatattcatgctca from Nicotiana tabacum cultivar K326 chromosome 24, ASM71507v2, whole genome shotgun sequence includes:
- the LOC142177944 gene encoding uncharacterized protein LOC142177944, which translates into the protein MVEERRSVLRGCIKTSRGPWLVHKTTKDGNVVTRFRYPSDRERQKNKQREQKRRAMTHKIFAGLRAHGNYKLPKHADTNDLLMALCDEAGWHVEEDGTIYRKEKNPVKDMPRLVDVDSAQVSMKDPIKDSDYCKCEDQIKDGDYCKCDVDMNVAETETARLEGSLTPSADAFSVNLNLSLSS